In one Lycium barbarum isolate Lr01 chromosome 7, ASM1917538v2, whole genome shotgun sequence genomic region, the following are encoded:
- the LOC132601524 gene encoding uncharacterized protein LOC132601524 — protein sequence MEEMMKKMIGDMQKMMMIDQQKLIADNQNRDLAVQNLERQMGQIAGAQNTRPLGGLPSDTVVNPKPCNAVTLRNGRELEEVPPKKTSRVEAEKEKITDEMIEEEKVVKIPVTKKPQPVVAKPPPPFPQHLARPKEEATYKKFFDLLKQVHVNVPLVDMLQCIPKYAKYIKDIVANKSRFTEYATVALTEECTSRIQNRLPTKLKDPGSFTIEISIVKQVVARALCDLGLGVPRPTTIVLQLADISLARPEGIIENVLVQVGSLIIPVHFVILDFELDSEVTFILGHPFLATVRALIDVAVGQLTMRVHDKFEVFNVYQAPKIPAIYEELSAITVLNDDTRKPLITSHDPLERALVGDDMFGDTAAFEMV from the exons ATGGAAGAGATGATGAAAAAGATGATTGGTGATAtgcagaagatgatgatgatagaCCAGCAAAAGTTGATAGCAGATAATCAGAATCGCGATTTGGCTGTGCAGAATTTAGAGAGGCAGATGGGACAGATAGCTGGTGCACAAAATACTAGACCACTTGGAGGACTTCCAAGTGATACGGTTGTGAATCCCAAGCCTTGTAATGCTGTGACTCTTCGAAATGGGAGAGAACTAGAGGAAGTGCCTCCGAAGAAAACCAGTCGAGTAGAAGCTGAAAAAGAGAAGATTACCGATGAGATGATTGAAGAAGAGAAGGTAGTCAAGATACCAGTGACAAAGAAACCACAGCCCGTGGTTGCAAAGCCACCACCTCCATTCCCTCAACATCTGGCAAGGCCGAAAGAAGAGGCGACTTACAAGAAGTTTTTTGATTTGCTTAAGCAGGTACACGTGAATGTCCCATTGGTTGATATGCTGCAGTGTATTCCAAAGTATGCTAAGTACATCAAAGATATTGTTGCAAACAAAAGCCGATTCACAGAGTATGCCactgttgcacttactgaggagtgcactTCGCGGATTCAAAACAGGTTGCCCACTAAATTGAAAGATCCCGGAAGTTTCACGATTGAGATTTCTATTGTGAAGCAGGTTGTTGCTCGAGCACTATGTGATCTTG GTTTGGGAGTGCCCAGACCAACCACTATAGTTCTTCAGCTAGCGGACATATCGTTAGCAAGACCAGAAGGCATTATTGAAAATGTACTAGTGCAAGTGGGGTCGTTGATAATTCCTGTACACTTCGTGATTTTGGACTTCGAGCTAGACTCGGAAGTCACATTTATTTTGGGGCATCCATTCTTGGCCACAGTGAGAGCACTTATTGATGTAGCGGTCGGGCAGCTCACCATGAGAGTACATGATAAATTTGAGGTCTTCAATGTATACCAAGCTCCGAAGATACCTGCAATCTATGAGGAGTTGTCCGCCATTACTGTTCTGAATGATGATACACGAAAGCCACTCATCACTTCTCATGATCCATTGGAGAGAGCCTTGGTAGGGGATGATATGTTTGGTGACACGGCGGCGTTTGAGATGGTGTAG